Proteins encoded together in one Planctomyces sp. SH-PL14 window:
- a CDS encoding YqgE/AlgH family protein encodes MSDSLRGQFLIAKPHLRDSNFFKTAVLLVEHNDEGSMGLVVNRPSSMTVSSALSGHMEVDDDSFVYLGGPVEPAALFILHNASFLDPGEEAVVSDILVGSSAEVFEQVVQTAEDKGAIQFRIYSGCAGWGPGQLEGEISRGDWFTYPGSEEIVFHDDPYVVWETLVMAVQQSNRILPHPTDHPEWN; translated from the coding sequence ATGTCGGACTCGCTGCGGGGACAGTTTCTCATCGCCAAACCGCACCTGCGGGACAGCAACTTCTTCAAAACCGCCGTCCTCCTCGTCGAACACAACGACGAAGGCTCGATGGGACTGGTGGTCAATCGGCCATCGTCCATGACGGTCTCGTCCGCCCTCTCCGGCCACATGGAAGTGGACGACGACAGTTTCGTCTACCTCGGCGGACCGGTCGAACCGGCGGCCCTCTTCATCCTCCACAACGCCAGCTTCCTCGACCCGGGCGAAGAGGCGGTCGTCTCCGACATCCTCGTCGGCAGCAGTGCCGAAGTCTTCGAGCAGGTCGTGCAGACCGCCGAGGACAAGGGAGCCATCCAGTTCCGGATCTACTCCGGCTGCGCCGGCTGGGGCCCGGGACAGCTCGAAGGAGAGATCTCGCGCGGCGACTGGTTCACCTACCCGGGCTCGGAGGAGATCGTCTTCCACGATGACCCGTACGTCGTTTGGGAAACCCTCGTGATGGCGGTCCAGCAGTCGAACCGCATCCTCCCGCATCCAACCGACCATCCAGAATGGAACTGA
- a CDS encoding sigma-54 interaction domain-containing protein: protein MPTVADPLSSPLPGLIGHCAAMQEVYRLTRRVAESSATVLLLGETGTGKELIARSIHDLSSRATGPFVRVNCGALSESLLESELFGHVKGAFTSAHENRTGRFEAAHGGTIFLDEINSVSYTMQVKLLRVLQEHEFERVGDSRTISVDCRIVAATNRDLQEMVDRGVFREDLYYRLNVLPIYLPPLRDRSDDVPALTEFFLEKYAAANRRPALSLNNDAVGFLKNYSWPGNVRELQNYIERAVVLATNGILSADILPPHVRGLAPQRLGRAGKGSIDTLCSELVSLGLGQSDGDGTAYNHVMGLVEKELIQQVLRQCQGTQTKTATRLGINRNTLHKKIEEYGLESD, encoded by the coding sequence ATGCCCACGGTTGCCGATCCCCTCTCCAGTCCTCTGCCGGGGCTCATTGGACATTGCGCGGCGATGCAGGAGGTCTACCGGCTGACCCGCCGAGTCGCCGAAAGCTCGGCCACGGTCCTGCTCCTCGGTGAGACCGGGACGGGCAAAGAACTCATCGCCCGCTCGATCCACGACCTCAGCTCCCGCGCAACGGGCCCGTTCGTCCGCGTGAACTGCGGGGCCCTCAGCGAAAGCCTGCTCGAAAGCGAGCTCTTCGGCCACGTCAAAGGGGCCTTCACGAGCGCCCACGAGAACCGGACCGGCCGGTTCGAGGCGGCCCACGGCGGGACGATCTTCCTCGATGAGATCAACTCCGTCAGCTACACGATGCAGGTCAAGCTCCTGCGGGTCCTTCAGGAGCACGAGTTCGAGCGGGTCGGGGACTCGCGGACGATCTCGGTCGACTGCCGCATCGTGGCGGCGACGAACCGCGACCTTCAGGAAATGGTCGACCGCGGCGTCTTCCGGGAAGACCTTTATTACCGCCTGAACGTCCTCCCGATCTATCTCCCCCCGCTCCGCGACCGCTCGGACGACGTCCCCGCGCTGACCGAGTTCTTTCTCGAGAAGTACGCCGCTGCGAACCGCCGCCCGGCCCTGTCGCTCAACAACGATGCGGTCGGGTTCCTCAAGAATTACTCCTGGCCGGGGAATGTCCGGGAGCTGCAGAACTACATCGAGCGGGCGGTCGTCCTGGCGACGAACGGCATCCTCTCGGCCGACATCCTTCCTCCCCACGTCCGCGGCCTCGCTCCGCAGCGCCTGGGCCGGGCGGGGAAGGGAAGCATCGATACGCTCTGCTCGGAACTCGTCTCACTGGGGCTGGGGCAGTCCGACGGGGACGGCACGGCCTACAACCACGTGATGGGCCTGGTCGAGAAGGAGCTGATTCAGCAGGTCCTGCGGCAGTGCCAGGGGACTCAGACCAAGACGGCCACGCGGCTGGGAATCAACCGCAACACGCTGCACAAGAAGATCGAAGAGTACGGGCTGGAGTCGGACTGA
- a CDS encoding RsmE family RNA methyltransferase: MDRFFHRDITPAELTLEESEGRHLAQVLRKEPGELVEVFDGQGASATTRIASIGKKGGNVVLVRTTEVAVDPAPTPAVCVAAAVPKGERFKWMIEKLTEIGVDELQLLSTRRSVAEPGADRVDKLTALVIAACKQSRRNRLLRIHPVVSLSQFLKSPEGDLFLCNADGSSPIATPVSADASHLIVAVGPEGGWTADEIDECSRSSGFRGAIALSSHILRVETAAILGGAWAVQRRGPFG, encoded by the coding sequence ATGGACCGCTTCTTTCACCGCGACATCACCCCCGCGGAGCTCACGCTGGAGGAGTCCGAGGGGCGGCACCTGGCCCAGGTCCTCCGCAAGGAGCCCGGCGAGCTGGTCGAGGTCTTCGACGGCCAGGGGGCTTCCGCGACGACCCGCATCGCCTCGATCGGAAAGAAGGGGGGCAACGTCGTCCTGGTCCGCACGACGGAGGTCGCGGTCGATCCCGCACCGACCCCGGCCGTCTGTGTCGCCGCGGCCGTTCCAAAGGGGGAGCGGTTCAAGTGGATGATCGAGAAGCTGACGGAGATCGGAGTCGACGAACTCCAGCTCCTTTCGACCCGCCGGTCGGTGGCCGAACCGGGGGCCGACCGTGTCGATAAACTGACGGCCCTCGTGATCGCCGCCTGCAAGCAGTCCCGCCGGAACCGCCTCCTGCGAATTCACCCCGTCGTCTCCTTGAGCCAGTTTCTGAAGTCACCGGAGGGCGACCTCTTCCTCTGCAACGCCGACGGTTCCTCTCCCATTGCAACGCCGGTTTCCGCTGACGCCTCCCACCTCATCGTGGCGGTCGGTCCGGAAGGGGGCTGGACCGCGGACGAAATCGACGAGTGTTCCCGCTCCAGCGGTTTTCGTGGGGCGATTGCCTTGTCTTCGCACATTCTTCGCGTCGAGACTGCCGCCATTCTGGGCGGCGCATGGGCTGTGCAGCGGCGAGGTCCTTTCGGATAA
- a CDS encoding cation diffusion facilitator family transporter produces the protein MSESAHAPEGSPVRIDPVGAASESHHHAGKDHCCHDHGPLPDAADDRARRRLAITLVLIALFMVAEFVGGWWTGSLALIADAGHMLSDAAALAMSLFAAWIVRRSPTEQRTFGYHRAEVLVALANGATLFAVAGGISFEAWERFSAPPSLNTTGMLVIAVLGLVVNLLALGTLHGSHTHDMNTRGAWLHVIGDTLGSVAVIAAAILIGMTGQNWIDPAVSVAVSLLVLFSAWRLVRDALHVLMEYAPSEVEVAALRRAILSEPGIIDLHCLHVWTLGSGKHALSAHVVVESGTDSMASLAALQKRIEHDFPIGHVTIQIEPEGSACGGHAPCI, from the coding sequence ATGTCCGAGTCCGCACACGCCCCCGAAGGCTCTCCCGTGCGGATCGATCCGGTCGGCGCGGCATCGGAGTCTCACCATCACGCCGGGAAAGACCACTGCTGCCACGACCACGGGCCGCTCCCTGATGCAGCCGACGACCGAGCCCGGCGGCGGCTCGCGATAACGCTCGTCCTGATCGCCCTCTTCATGGTGGCGGAGTTCGTCGGCGGATGGTGGACCGGCTCGCTGGCTCTCATCGCCGACGCCGGCCACATGCTCTCCGACGCCGCGGCCCTCGCCATGAGCCTCTTCGCTGCCTGGATCGTCCGCCGCTCGCCCACGGAGCAGCGGACCTTCGGCTATCACCGCGCGGAAGTCCTCGTGGCCCTCGCCAACGGGGCGACGCTCTTCGCGGTCGCCGGCGGGATCTCGTTCGAGGCCTGGGAACGGTTCTCCGCCCCGCCGTCGCTCAACACGACCGGGATGCTGGTCATCGCGGTTCTGGGACTCGTCGTGAACCTCCTCGCTCTCGGGACGCTCCACGGCAGCCACACTCACGACATGAACACCCGAGGGGCGTGGTTGCATGTCATCGGAGACACCCTCGGCAGCGTGGCCGTCATCGCCGCCGCGATCCTGATCGGGATGACCGGTCAGAACTGGATCGACCCCGCAGTGTCGGTCGCCGTCAGCCTGCTGGTGCTGTTTTCCGCATGGCGGCTCGTCCGCGACGCCCTGCACGTCCTGATGGAATACGCCCCCTCGGAAGTCGAAGTCGCCGCGCTCCGCCGCGCGATCCTTTCCGAGCCGGGGATCATCGATCTTCACTGCCTCCACGTCTGGACGCTCGGCAGCGGGAAGCACGCTCTCTCGGCCCACGTCGTGGTGGAGTCGGGGACCGATTCCATGGCGAGCCTCGCGGCCCTCCAGAAACGGATCGAGCACGATTTCCCGATCGGGCACGTGACGATCCAGATCGAGCCCGAGGGGAGCGCGTGCGGCGGACACGCCCCGTGTATCTGA